The proteins below are encoded in one region of Chelmon rostratus isolate fCheRos1 chromosome 21, fCheRos1.pri, whole genome shotgun sequence:
- the LOC121624531 gene encoding signal transducer and activator of transcription 5B-like → MAMWIQAQQLQGEALHQMQALYGQHFPIEVRHYLAQWIESQLWDSVELDNPAEEAKAKRLLDNLVAELQRKAQLQGGEDGFLLKIKLGHYANQLKSTYDRCPLELVRCIKHILHSEQRLVQEATNASCGSGGQAMDSLSQRHQQINQAFEELRLATQETENELRKLQHSQEYFIIQYQENMRIQGQLSSLSSLPPAERSQRETTLQSKRATVEAWLTREASTLQKYRLDLSEQHQKTLALLRKQQTLILDEELIQWKRRQQLAGNGGPHEGGLDVLQSWCEKLADLIWQNRQQIRRCEHLTQQLPLPGPMEELLSKLNADITDIISALVTSTFIIEKQPPQVLKTQTKFAATVRLLVGGKLNVHMNPPQVKAVIVSEQQAKALLKNESTHSESSGEILNNNCVMEYHQTTGTLSAHFRNMSLKRIKRSDRRGAESVTEEKFTVLFESQFSVAGNELVFHVKTLSLPVVVIVHGSQDNNATATVLWDNAFAEPGRVPFIVPDKVLWPQLCEALDMKYKAEMHSGRGLSEDNLVFLAQKAFTSSSNNPEDYRNMTISWAQFNRESLPGRNFTFWQWFDGVVELMKKHLKPHWNDGAILGFVNKQQAQDMLLSKPNGTFLLRFSDSEIGGITIAWVAENPNKPGERLVWNLLPYTTKDFSIRSLADRISDLNHLLFLYPDRPKDEVFAKYYTPPLSKAVDGYVKPQIKQVVPEFTTPNPEPSGGAPTFMDQTASPSVNHPNNFGVYPSISDTILDADGDFDLDDSMDVARHVEELLRRPMANQWSSQQS, encoded by the exons ATGGCAATGTGGATCCAggcccagcagctgcagggtgaGGCGTTGCACCAGATGCAGGCACTGTACGGCCAGCACTTCCCCATCGAGGTGCGACACTACCTGGCCCAGTGGATTGAGAGCCAGCTCTG GGATTCAGTGGAGTTGGACAACCCAGCCGAGGAGGCCAAAGCCAAGCGTCTGCTGGACAACCTggtggcagagctgcagaggaaagcCCAGCttcagggaggagaggatggcTTTCTGCTTAAGATCAAGCTGGGCCACTATGCAAACCAGCTCAAG AGCACTTATGACCGCTGTCCTTTGGAGCTGGTGCGCTGCATAAAACACATCCTCCACTCAGAGCAGAGGCTGGTTCAAGAAGCTACTAAT GCCAGCTGTGGGAGTGGAGGACAAGCCATGGACAGTCTGTCCCAGCGCCACCAGCAGATCAACCAGGCCTTTGAGGAGCTCCGCTTGGCCACACAGGAGACTGAGAATGAACTGAGAAAGCTGCAACACAGTCAGGAGTACTTCATCATCCAGTACCAGGAGAACATGCGCATCCAGg GCCAGTTGAGCAGCCTGTCGTCACTGCCTCCAGCTGAGCGCTCCCAGCGGGAGACCACCCTACAGAGCAAGAGGGCCACTGTGGAGGCTTGGCTCACCAGAGAGGCCAGCACGCTACAGAAATACAGGCTT GACCTGTCAGAACAACACCAGAAGACCCTGGCACTGCTGAGGAAGCAGCAGACTCTGATCCTGGATGAAGAGCTTATTCAGtggaagaggaggcagcagctggCTGGCAACGGGGGTCCTCATGAGGGGGGGCTCGATGTCCTCCAGTCCTG GTGTGAGAAACTGGCTGACCTGATCTGGCAGAACCGACAGCAGATCCGGCGCTGTGAACATCTAACCCAGCAACTTCCTCTGCCAGGCCCCATGGAAGAGCTACTGAGCAAACTCAATGCTGACATCACTGATATCATTTCCGCCTTGGTTACCAG TACCTTCATCATTGAAAAACAGCCACCCCAGGTGTTAAAAACCCAGACCAAGTTTGCAGCCACAGTGCGCCTTCTGGTGGGTGGGAAGCTCAACGTCCACATGAACCCACCTCAGGTCAAGGCTGTCATTGTTAGCGAGCAGCAGGCCAAAGCTCTGCTGAAGAATGAGAGCACACACAG TGAAAGCAGTGGAGAAATCCTCAACAACAACTGTGTTATGGAGTATCACCAGACCACTGGCACCCTCAGTGCACACTTCAGAAACATG tcacTGAAGCGGATCAAGCGTTCGGACCGTCGAGGTGCAGAGTCAGTGACGGAGGAGAAGTTCACAGTTCTGTTTGAATCACAGTTCAGCGTAGCGGGCAATGAGCTGGTCTTCCATGTCAAA ACCTTATCGCTGCCTGTGGTAGTGATCGTTCATGGTAGTCAGGACAACAATGCCACGGCAACGGTGCTGTGGGACAACGCCTTTGCTGAGCCG GGCAGGGTGCCATTCATTGTGCCGGACAAGGTGCTGTGGCCCCAGCTGTGTGAGGCTCTCGACATGAAGTACAAGGCAGAGATGCACAGTGGGCGTGGCCTGTCAGAGGATAACCTGGTCTTCCTGGCTCAGAAGGCTTTtacaagcagcagcaacaacccTGAGGACTACCGCAACATGACCATATCCTGGGCCCAGTTCAACCGG GAAAGCTTACCAGGACGCAACTTCACCTTCTGGCAGTGGTTTGATGGAGTTGTAGAGCTCATGAAGAAACATCTCAAGCCTCACTGGAATGATGG GGCCATCCTGGGCTTCGTAAACAAGCAGCAGGCACAGGACATGCTGCTGTCCAAACCCAACGGCACCTTCCTGCTGCGCTTCAGTGACTCAGAGATCGGAGGCATCACCATCGCCTGGGTGGCTGAGAACCCAAACAAACCAG gTGAGAGGCTCGTCTGGAATCTGTTGCCTTATACAACCAAGGACTTCTCCATTCGATCCCTGGCTGACCGCATCAGCGACTTGAACCACCTTCTGTTTCTCTACCCTGACCGGCCCAAAGACGAAGTCTTCGCCAAGTACTACACCCCTCCACTCT CAAAGGCAGTGGATGGATACGTAAAACCACAGATCAAACAGGTTGTGCCAGA ATTCACCACCCCGAACCCTGAACCCAGTGGAGGAGCGCCCACATTCATGGACCAGACAGCGTCTCCCTCTGTGAACCACCCCAACAACTTTGGTGTCTACCCTTCTAT AAGTGACACCATTTTGGATGCAGATGGAGACTTCGACCTGGACGACTCGATGGACGTGGCCCGCCatgtggaggagctgctccGTAGACCTATGGCCAACCAGTGGAGCAGTCAGCAGTCCTAA